Below is a genomic region from Brucella sp. BE17.
CCATACGTTCAGCTGGCCAGAGATCCGCGATGGGCTGATGTCGTTGAACCATGCACAGTTTGAAGCTTTGTTTGCAGGGCTTGACTGGCGGCGCGTCCGGGCGGTGGAAGTGAGAGCGCCGATTACGGTTGAATAGCTATTGAGCACTGGCCTGATAGCTGCGGCACGATGACTCTGACAACATAATAGTCAAGCATATCAAGGCCGGATTTGATAAGTTTGGCCCATGCTGGATGCCTCTGATCTTCCCAATGATATTGCTGAGTTGAAGGCGCTTCTGATTGCAGCAACAGCGCTCGGTCTTCGTAAAGATGATCGGATTGCGCGGCTGGAGAAGCTGGTTGCAGCCTTCAAGCAGGCCGCTTTTGGACGCAAGTCAGAGAAGATTAATCCTGAGCAGTTTGATCTGGCCCTGGAAGATCTGGAAACAGCTATTGCGGCGATCCATGCGGAGGATGAAGCGGATACAGCGTCCACCAAGCCTGCCTCAAAGCCACGTGCCATCAATCGCGGTTCTCTTCCAAAGCACCTGCCGCGCATTGACGAAGTGATAGAACCGGAAAGCCTGACATGTACCTGCGGTGGTTGTCTGCATTGCATTGGCGAAGATGTTTCTGAGCGACTGGATGTGATCCCTGCGCAGTTCCGTGTCATTGTCACGCATCGTCCAAAATATGCATGCCGCGTTTGCACTGATGGTGTTGTGCAAGCACCCGCTCCAGCGCGACTGATCCCGTCAGGCTTACCGACGGAAGCAACAGTCGCACATGTGCTGGTTTCCAAATATGCGGACCATCTTCCGCTTTATCGTCAGGCCCAGATTATGGGCCGTCAGGACATCGACATAGATCGCTCGACACTGGCTGACTGGGTAGGACGGGCAGCCTTTGAGCTGCGCCCTGTCTTTCAAGCGCTGATTTCTGATCTGAAGCGATCAAGCAAACTCTTCATGGATGAGACGCGTGCACCGGTTCTTGAACCCGGATCAGGAAAGACGAAAACAGGATATTTTTGGGCTTTGGCGCGGGATGACCGACCATGGGGCGGCAATGCCCCGCCCGGTGTCGCCTTCACTTATGCGCCCGGACGATCTGGCCAATATGCCGAACAGATATTGCAGAACTTCAGCGGTATCCTGCAAGTGGATGGCTATGCGGGCTACAATCGGTTGGTCGCGCCAGATCGTGTTGGTCCGAATATACAATTGGCTTATTGCTGGGTTCACGCGCGTCGCAAGCTTATTGAGATTACGCGCACAGGCTCGTCCCCGATTGCTGAAGACGGTGTAAAACGGATCGGCGAACTCTATAAGATCGAGGCTGAATTGCGCGGGCTCACCTCAGAAGCGCGGCTCGCGGTTCGTCAGGCACAATCAAAGCCGCTGATCATCGATATGCAAACATGGTTTGCGCATCACCGCGCACGCGTCTCGGCAAAAGCGCCATTGGGCGAGGCGTTGAGATACATCGCTAAATACTGGGACGGCTTGTGCCTGTTTCTGTCTGACGGTCGCGTCGAACTGGATAACAACAGCGTCGAAAGAACAATTCGGCCAATAGCATTGAACAGAAAAAATGCATTATTCGCAGGTCATGAAGCAGGCGCTCATAACTGGGCTACGATCGCCTCACTGATTGAAACATGCAAACTCAATTCAATCGACCCGCAAAAATGGCTGAGCAGCACGCTCACTGCAATCGTCAATGGCCATAAGCAGAGCCAGATCGACCAACTATTGCCATGGAATTATACCGCCAAGGTGTGAGTGAGACACCGCTTACGCCCAATGCGGATTCGCTCAAGACATCCGCACGCAGTTCGGCTATGAACACAGATGGAGCAGACGCACTGCTCCGGGGCTTAGTAACCCCTGTTGGCGGTTGGTGTCGGCCGTGACGATGCCACACTCCTTGACCCTATGGTCGGGGAGCCCTTGGCGTATGTTCAGGGCTTCTCGCCTAAAGGCCATGGGGCCGTCCAACACGGTTACTAACTCCCCGATCACCAGGAGTCAGAGAGTTTTATTGCGGGGGCGAACCGCAGAAACTCTTCTGAAAGAAGGGGAATAGCTGTGAAAACACCCACCGCACTCGATCCTGACGTCGATGATCTGGCTCCGTCCGGTGATACCATCACCGCCTATGACGAACAGCATTTCGTGACTTATCTGCGTCTTCTCGATGCCAAGGCCGAGGACGCGGACTGGAAGGAAGTGGCGCAGATTGTGCTGCACCGCGATCCGGCATCTGATGAGATGCGAACCCGGCGATGCTGGCAGAGCCATCTGGAACGCGCCCAATGGCTGTCGCGCGCTGGATACCGGAAAATTCTGGAACAGGCTGCGGCAAACAGGAATCGGTGAGTTTGCTTTATTTGCCCTTTGAGCGCGAACCTCGTTTTACGGGATAGTGCAAAAGCAGCCGATAGCCGCCGCGCATCATCCTGATACCATGGGCAACAAGACGACGTGCCTTGTTCTTGCTTGGGTCATTTTCGAAATCTTCCTTGTTTCCACGGAACCCAAGCAGCACTTCCGCGACAGAACGGTAGCTTTCCCCGTGCAGCCTGGCGTCCAGGGCGCGCAGCGACAGAAGATGCCATTGGCGAAGCTGAGCTGGCATGGCGCGAATATCCCGCCCCGGAGAGCGGCCTGTCAGGCACCGCCAGAGGCGGCGGGCAGCATGGACGCGTAATTCCATGAACTCGTCCATAGGCAGGGTTGCAGCATAGAAAACCGCGGCATTGATCGCCCCCTGCGGTAGCCAGAATTGATGCCCCACCCCGTCGACACGCCAGATAGCGTGCCAGCCATCCGGCGCGCGGCGCAGGATCAGGCCGTCGAGATGTGCCAGAGCAACATGCCGTTCGTCATCGGGATCGTTTCGTTCGACCGGTGACAGAATAATGGCCTGCGGATTAAAATGCGGCGACCAGAAAGGCGGTGCGCTGTCAGGCTGCGCGTCGGGGTCGTGTGCGAAATCGCACCCCCCAGCGGGAAGCAAAGGCGTCAGCCTCTTCTCCCGCGGGTTCTCTCCTCTGCGCGAGTCTCTCGACGTCATGGCGATAGTCTTCGTTGCGACGAAGATATTCCCAGGCGAAACCGGCGGGCGGAAGGTCTTTAATGCGTTTATAGGCCGCCGGATTACGCCAATCTATGCTCTGCATGGCGCGTCCTCCCAAAGCCGGACAACGCGGGACATCGTCCGATCCGGAAAGGCTGCCGCAACTTCAGCGCTTCTTGTAGCCAGACTAAGAAGATAAGTGGATCGCCTAAACCGATAAGTCTGTTCAGCATTTCTCTCCAGTGCCCCAGAACCTAATCCACCCGTTTTTTCATCTGTTGGAAAACACATGGACCTCGCCATATGCGGTCTCGACAGTGAAGAACTCGCCGGCCATCTCAGCGTCACGTGCCATCGCATCCCAGTCGATATAGTAGCGCAGAGCGTCGGGGATCGTGACGCTCTCGGTGGTCAGTTCTTCCATGTAGTCGGCAAGCTTCGGGAACTGACCGTGATAGCAGTCCTGCAAAGTGAATTCGGCTTGGTCTATATCACCGACGAACTGCTCCAGCAGGCCAGCGCCTAGTGCGCCATGCTCTTCTATGAAAGCGGCCATTCGCGCCACGGTGCCGATCTCAGCATACTCGCTAATGTTGACGCCTTCGAAGCCCTCATAGTCGTGAATGGCGTATTCCTCTGTCTCCTTGATCGGGGAGCGCGCTAGCATGGCCGCAATCTCGTCCCTGATTTTGTCTGCGTCCTGATCCGCGTCGATCCAAGCCCCATGCAGATAGCCGTTATTGTAAGCGGCAAGGCAGGCAACATAGATGCGAGGATTGCTGTCGGATACGTTGGTCATGTCCATGATCCTTTGGGTTTGGGTTCAGAGCAGCGAAGTGCCGCTCTTGAACCCTTGCCCGGCGGCGAGACTGGGGTAGCAAACAGCAAGGGCGGCCAGGGTGGAGGGGGATCACCCGGCCTGCACAAGCCTATTTAGGTGCGGAAGGATGGGGATACCGCCCTGAACGGTTCACTTACCTTGCTGGCGCGAGGGCAACGCCCTTAGTGCCTGGGCACCATACTTCAGAACTCCTGCGCCGCACCGGGTGGTGATGAGAACTACGTTTACGCCATAGCCCTCTAAATGAACTTGGAGGTAGGACCGGCAGCCAAATTAAGCCCGAAGAAATCCATAAGTAAGTTTCCCGTTACACGCCGATGAACGGCCGCAATGGTGCCGATTCCAGACGATCTGGTTTGGCGAATGCCAAGTGGCAAACTGCCATTCAGGATCTAGCGCATCAGGCAGAATTTGCCTGATGCGCTAGATCCTGAATGCCGTTGTGAAATTCGAGGAGGATCTTTACGAACTGCGATTGTAGGCTGCGCCGACCTGCCTCTTCTCTTGTCCGGAGGCCATGGCGGTCAATCAGCTGTGAAGCGAGTGTTGGGCGTAACGGACATTGATAGCTTCGAGCAGTACTTAGCATCGGGATCGCCATGTCGTTTTCAAACCTACTGAGGGATAATCGCGAAGACGTAGCGCTAGTGATCGGCAACGGGGTTCACCGCTATGGCCCGCAACGCGCAAACTCGTGGGAAGCCCTTCTGCTTGAGCTCGCGCGTCGAAACGGCGTCGCTATCGACGAGATACCGACGGGAGCATCCGCGACCGAATTATTCGATGTCATCGAGCTCCACGCGCGCAGTCACAGCGGCAAGATCGCTAGAGATTTCTGCAATCTTATGCGCGATTGGCGACCGCTTCGTCATCACCGAAGCATAGTGGACTGGGCTATCTGCCATTCCGTTCCGGTCCTAACAACGAACTTCGACGACGTCCTCAGCGAGGCAGCAGATGCTCGTCTGATGCGGCCCAATGTAAAGGGCTTTACCGACTGGTATCCATGGGACAGCCGTTACGCATTGAAACTGCACGACAATCCCTGCGACGGATTCGGCATCTGGCAGATTAACGGAATGGCACATTATGCTCGCAGCATCCGGCTCGGGCTAACCCACTATATGGGTTCAGTGCAACGCACACGCGATTGGCTTCACCGCGGCGAGGAGCGCCTGTTCGAAGCCACGGATCGCATTCGTTGGGCGGGACGGCGTACGAGGGTGCATCTCATATTCAACAAGCCGCTTTTAATCTTCGGTCTTGGTCTTCGTGAAAACGAGGTATTTCTTCGTTGGCTGCTTATCGAGCGAGCGCGTTACTTTGCGAAATTCGAGGGGCGCCGGAAACCGGCTTGGTATGTGTATACCAACAATGTCGATGATCTGACGCAGCAAGGCCGACATTTTTTTCTCGAACAAATCGGCATCCAGTGCATTGAGGCGTCAAACTATGACACGATTTATGCTAATCCAGAATGGGAGATGTGACCATCTTATAACAATCCATACTCACGAGTCATTTTTACGATGGGCGAACGGGCAATATCGGAATTATGACGCATTGAATTAGGCCCCTCAAAATCTTCAAATCTACTCTCTTGACGACCTTTTCAGGCAGTCTGTACCATGTACCCTTGTAAGATGTCCTGAACAACGTTTACAATCCAAAGCATAACATATGCAGAGCTAAGGGGGCACTGTGCAGAATTTCCGTATCCGGCGGGCGCGTCTTGGCTGAAACCGAGGTGGCGGTACCGCAACAGAAAACTTGGCCGTCGATCGACAACGCTGCGCCCAAGGAGCAAGGTGGGCCGATCGCAAGACAGGGGTTTTCCTACCAGGACGAGATCGCGGTCGGGTTTTTACTTGACATGATCGAGTACGCGGATCTGGCCAAAATTCATTTTGAGACCCACGACGATCTTATACTCGTTCGTATCCAGGGCGCGGACTCGGCCCAGACCATCGCCGAGTTCGTGCAGGTCAAAGCCGGTGAGCCCGATAAACTCTGGTCCGTCGCCGATATATGCCAGCGCAAGAAGAAGGATGCTATCGGTACCTCGATCTTCGAGACCTCTCTCGGGCGCGATGAGCACGACGAGATCGCTGCCTTCCGCTTAGTGACCCTTCGCCCTGTCGTTTCCGATCTGACCCCGCTCACCTATGCCTTTGAGTCAGACGGACGAAAGCCCGGCTGCGAGGCCATGATGGCATTGGAGACGGCTCTGAACGTCAAGTTCCCGGGGCTGAGATCCCCCAAAAACAATGGCTCTGGCTACTGGCTGGAGAATTGTCTCTGGGAAGTTCGTCATGATCTGAAGACCGTCCAGAAGGCAAATACTGTTCGGCTCTTCACGCTCGCGGAGAAAGCGGGGCAGCCGCTTTTGCTGGAGCAGATCGATGTGCTCCTCACCGAGATGCGAGTCTGGGTGAAGGCAGCAGGCGACGCCAAGTGGATGCCCGACAAGGCCAAGAAGATCGTTACGCGTGCGGAAGCCGTTGGCTGGTGGCAGCAACGTATGGCGAAGTTGGCGCAGGGCACCAATGCCCCGTCTGGCGGGATGCTCGCCGAGAAGATGAAGTCAGCCGATCTTCCGGAATCGCTTATCGCCATGGCCGTCGATCTTCGCCTCGGCTACGCCGCTAAGGTTCGAACCGCCACCTATATGGAGCCCGACTTCATGGAGGCGTTGCAAGAGCAGGTGAAGTCCACGGCGCAATCGCTCAGCGCGGACCTAGCGGCCGGACTGCTAGATCTGGGAGGCCCCCAGTTCCACGCTCGCTGCCTGACGGAGATGAACGCACTCAACGACACCCGTCCCAGCGGCGCAAAAGATCAGGCCGCCTTCCTCAAGGGCTGCCTCTATGACATCGCGGATCGGTGTTTGTTGCGTTTCGACAGGATGGCCTCATGAAGTCGCTCGCCCGCCTTGGAGGCCGGCCAGCGAGCCTTCCACTTGCGGCCGACGACATCTTAGAGTTTCACGCCGCGAGATTGCTGCTGCTGATGCACATCTGTGGCACCTCCGGACGGATCGATGGCCTAACGAAGATGGCCAAGCTCGACTTCTTCACCCGGTATCCCGACTTCTTCGGGGCAGCGCGCGCCGCGATCGACAACACTGCGGCGGCCTCTGATCGTGAAGACGACGCCGTGGAGTCTTCCATGGTGCGCCACCACTATGGACCTTGGGACAAGCGGTACTATCAGGTGCTCGGCGTACTGGAAGCTAAGCAGCTGATTACTGTCATCAAGCACAAGCGGTCTTACCAGATCGCCCTGTCGCCCCTTGGTAAGGAACGCGCGAAGGCGCTCGCCGCTCGGCCGTCGTTCCAAGATCTGATTTCTCGCCAGCGCGAGGTGAAGAAGGTATTCGGATCGAAATCCGGGACCTTCCTCAAGGATCTCATCTATCGCCTGTTCGACAAGGAAGTCGGCAAGCGTACACTCGGTCAGGTCATCACTCCATGAGTGGTATCTTTCTCTCTATCACTTCCATCGATCGACGTCTGGCGACCGGGAATGTCGAGACTCTAGAGTTCCGGACCGGCGTTAACGTCTTTGTGGGGCCGCCCAATACGGGCAAAACCAAATGGCTTCAGACGCTCGACTTCCTCCTCGGCGATACCGGTGCCAATCCCTATGAAGCCGCCGATTCAGAGGGACTAGCGGAAAAATACGACGCGGCCGGGGCCTGGTTACAGATCGGTGATGACGCCTTCCGCATTGAGCGTCGTTGGAATGAGCCCGGAGCCAAGGGCAAGGTCTTCATCGATGATGAGGGCATGCTCGCACGGGATTTCCAGCATTGGCTAATGGAGAAGCTCGCCATTCCTTTGGTAAACTTCCCCAAGGGCAATCCGATGTCCGGCCAGACTTGGCCCGAACTCAGCTTCAGAAGCCTGCTTCGCCATATCCATCGCCAGCAGCGATTCTGGAGCGGCTTAGTCGATCTCCAGCCCGACGCCGAGTTCCATGCCGGTCTGTTATCTTTCCTAGGGTTGGCCGACCGCGTCTACAGTGAAGACTACGGCAATCTGGTAAAGCTGCGCCTTGAAGCCATGAACCTGAAAGCACGGCGGGAGCAGTACGGCCAGACCCTGAACGACCTAGCGATCGACCTGCTCGACGCCGACGACGCCAGCCTCGGCGTCAACGACACGACCATTCTCGCCGCTCAACAGCGACTGCGCGATATGGTCAGCAAGCTTCAGGAGGAGCGGATACGCGTCCTCGCCGACGCCAGCGCGCGAACCATTCCCGCCGCCCAGCGGTCTCGAGTCGAGACCCTCAGCCATGCGCGGGCGCAAGCTCTTGAG
It encodes:
- a CDS encoding DUF6499 domain-containing protein encodes the protein MQSIDWRNPAAYKRIKDLPPAGFAWEYLRRNEDYRHDVERLAQRREPAGEEADAFASRWGVRFRTRPRRAA
- a CDS encoding dsDNA nuclease domain-containing protein, which codes for MAETEVAVPQQKTWPSIDNAAPKEQGGPIARQGFSYQDEIAVGFLLDMIEYADLAKIHFETHDDLILVRIQGADSAQTIAEFVQVKAGEPDKLWSVADICQRKKKDAIGTSIFETSLGRDEHDEIAAFRLVTLRPVVSDLTPLTYAFESDGRKPGCEAMMALETALNVKFPGLRSPKNNGSGYWLENCLWEVRHDLKTVQKANTVRLFTLAEKAGQPLLLEQIDVLLTEMRVWVKAAGDAKWMPDKAKKIVTRAEAVGWWQQRMAKLAQGTNAPSGGMLAEKMKSADLPESLIAMAVDLRLGYAAKVRTATYMEPDFMEALQEQVKSTAQSLSADLAAGLLDLGGPQFHARCLTEMNALNDTRPSGAKDQAAFLKGCLYDIADRCLLRFDRMAS
- a CDS encoding IS66 family transposase, whose amino-acid sequence is MLDASDLPNDIAELKALLIAATALGLRKDDRIARLEKLVAAFKQAAFGRKSEKINPEQFDLALEDLETAIAAIHAEDEADTASTKPASKPRAINRGSLPKHLPRIDEVIEPESLTCTCGGCLHCIGEDVSERLDVIPAQFRVIVTHRPKYACRVCTDGVVQAPAPARLIPSGLPTEATVAHVLVSKYADHLPLYRQAQIMGRQDIDIDRSTLADWVGRAAFELRPVFQALISDLKRSSKLFMDETRAPVLEPGSGKTKTGYFWALARDDRPWGGNAPPGVAFTYAPGRSGQYAEQILQNFSGILQVDGYAGYNRLVAPDRVGPNIQLAYCWVHARRKLIEITRTGSSPIAEDGVKRIGELYKIEAELRGLTSEARLAVRQAQSKPLIIDMQTWFAHHRARVSAKAPLGEALRYIAKYWDGLCLFLSDGRVELDNNSVERTIRPIALNRKNALFAGHEAGAHNWATIASLIETCKLNSIDPQKWLSSTLTAIVNGHKQSQIDQLLPWNYTAKV
- a CDS encoding DUF2285 domain-containing protein — protein: MKTPTALDPDVDDLAPSGDTITAYDEQHFVTYLRLLDAKAEDADWKEVAQIVLHRDPASDEMRTRRCWQSHLERAQWLSRAGYRKILEQAAANRNR
- a CDS encoding antirestriction protein ArdA, which codes for MTNVSDSNPRIYVACLAAYNNGYLHGAWIDADQDADKIRDEIAAMLARSPIKETEEYAIHDYEGFEGVNISEYAEIGTVARMAAFIEEHGALGAGLLEQFVGDIDQAEFTLQDCYHGQFPKLADYMEELTTESVTIPDALRYYIDWDAMARDAEMAGEFFTVETAYGEVHVFSNR
- a CDS encoding DUF2285 domain-containing protein; translated protein: MLPAGGCDFAHDPDAQPDSAPPFWSPHFNPQAIILSPVERNDPDDERHVALAHLDGLILRRAPDGWHAIWRVDGVGHQFWLPQGAINAAVFYAATLPMDEFMELRVHAARRLWRCLTGRSPGRDIRAMPAQLRQWHLLSLRALDARLHGESYRSVAEVLLGFRGNKEDFENDPSKNKARRLVAHGIRMMRGGYRLLLHYPVKRGSRSKGK